From the Lathyrus oleraceus cultivar Zhongwan6 chromosome 3, CAAS_Psat_ZW6_1.0, whole genome shotgun sequence genome, the window AAACTTCTTCTCAAGGACTTGCATGTTCTCTTTCACTTCTCTGAAATCTTCAAATCTCACTTCATCACCACTAACGGTTGATTCGAAAGTCGAATATAGATGATGTTGATCTTCAAAATGCAGAACATACCTAACATAGGCAACTGGTGGAGCAATAGTATGGACGACTGGGCGTGCATCGGTGTAAACTGGCAATGACACAGCTTGTTGGACAAATTTCCCCATGGCATGCACTACCTCTACTCTAGGGATGAAGTCGTAAGGTAACCCATAGGGAGGTAGGGTTGAAGGTAAAGACCTCTGAAGTTGAACTTCGACTGCTGGGCCCGTGATCTCCAAAATCACAGTCGCTTGTGGAGCTTCAAATCTGAAAGTCAAAGCTTCGAGCATTTCTCTCATCTGGGACATGCCCCCCTTGATTTCGTCTAATTCAGCTCTAACTCGAGCACTTTCTTGCTCTTGTTCAGCCATCCTTTGTCTTGCTCGGGCGCGAGTATTGTACGGGTGTTGAAGATTCAGtgtgaaactggaggaagaaaggacGGAGTGAGACTCTattttgaaaatgtatgaatgcatgtatggatgcattttgtttgcaaaactcttggttagtttcGATTATTCATTTCAAAAATGCCACAACATTTGTTAGCAAATATTTAAAACAATAAAGCAataaaacacaataaaatgaaATCCTAAAAGCGTTTTTTTTCCATTAATTTAAAACAAAGTTAAAATAAGCGCCAATGCCTACGACATACAGGCCTTCCGAACCGTAGCAAGGTCGGTAGTCAgccctgtaagaccccaattttgaccctaagatccctcatgctacctcatcatatgcattagcattgggatcataccttggcatcctccttactcctctttcattgggtttgttttgggagagattaccaagcactatgtgattgtatcatacttgttattttatcatatactaactaaaataccaaaaatatatctttgcatttgtctaactcttttgtaggtaggacatgatcaccattgatctatcaagttcacatctagggtttaagaccctcatagctaagagcacaaccaaggaataatccacaatggttctagacatcatatatgagtccccattatctttacatgttattttgatcaagatttcttcaagagattgaagttggtttgccttggaaaccctagttcatctgagtatcttgagtaacttcttcaacaagcttcttcacaaattgatcaaatttctcaagggacacttcaaatttcatcatcttatgcatcTATAACCtcccatgagcctaaaaagtcaagagaattgcaacttagcaagttggttgatggtagtgggccagatgaattcatctgatcaaaactgggatCTCCTAGAgcctatctcctacatttttcaTCATACGAAAAttattccaagagtaaagttactctaaatggcattccaaacaactttcatgttgaggtctagagctaattttgcttggaaagtcatttttttatgttgaaacattataggtcattttgtctaaaattattttttggatcattattaatatttttcatgatttaattgattttgtgaatatttttaattatttaaaactacttttaagtttccaaaaattctgaaaatttttctccaaggtcctttgactttgtttgacctatgataaatctcatggccatttatttggtgttttgatgaggttttaggaaattgaccaaccatatttaatttaatgcattatttttaatatttttaatttattaaatgccaaattaattgtgtagggccattttaattgactttgggagtttgacttgtgttgttgggccttggtcaaggttgatttgactttgttaggttaagatcattggatttaggggattgatggaatgtacattccatctcccaaaatgaatgaatgatcttaacttggtaaaagtcctcctttgtccaatttgtgtttgatccattccccctccctcttaatcttattcccattctttatgcattcatgtcatggacctataatgtctttatatcctaaggctagttgattgcaaaatcaacataagtatggatgagattaggtcccccattttgcatattctttttgtgtgtggtatgtttcatgagtataatttatcatactatgtctctaacatgcattaacaccaaaattctattgcccaacctcaaatagttgtgacttctacacaagtccaattacgattgcttaacatagcgctaaattctaacacaaaaaggcatagcattctagttagtgagattgtaagtctctcctctttcatggtattgtgtggaaacttggccttttttccttcctttggaagatgtcttggtttaaggatctatgcttgtgataagtgggttgagtgttctccaaagaatgacttaaacaaaacaaaagcaaaagccatactaacttctaactcactaacaactaacatttaatttcaagtcatttacttttaatgcacgTTAATTCTTAAGCCTTAttcatttaccattattcataccattcaagttgtttactttaatgtcattttcactttgtccatttggaccatattgtgtgatattttgtgtttgtatatatttgtttgcttgtgtggtcttttgaccttaatgtacataataagaacaaaaaccctaaaaaaatatcttgtgtggactgttggtttgatctgagacaattggacttagaatttaggcaacactccctttgcaaaggacttggccaatgccaactttcatgaaaccaaatgcttgtgaattgaaacttcatctgatacaaaattgaaggtccatttgagttcatctgcatcatgatcattatgaagctgttattttgaacctatgacttatgccatcctttgaagtcatctgctacatgggcaaaacttgaagaagatcatggagttgttaagcttggatgtgaatatctttatttgatgccttgttcttcaaCTTGCTGTTTGTGTATTAATTGTTATgtgattctaaaagtccaaggggaatttgggtttctatatgacattcttgtttattggattgcagcccattggtcagatcttttcaactcttaacttttaaatttatgcttaggattagtctctctATCTCCTCCCCatttttttaaattcaaaatctctccctccttttaaaaatcttctttgcttatGCTTGTctttttctaaactttgaccattttgcaaactagaaactttggccttatgccattgcatttttttaaCTCGTTTTCTTAATTCTAActttgtaaatgaacttaaccataattgaataaaattttcaaaatccaaaaagagctaacactcattcaaaccatttttaggcccttgttcctttcaaacttaaatttttgttaaaagcaatgcatccactttgaaatttttaccacgaactacgaggttttgatccctcatttttatgttggtacgtaggcacaagtccgaaggtattgtcaaacataaaaatataattaattaattcttttatcacccccccccccattctatttttaTGAAAACATCATTTTACataaaaacacatatgcacacaagaaagggctccctaggagtacctaggacactttgggtgctaacaccgtccctttgtgtaaccaacccccttacctgtaatctctggcattttaatagttttgatttgaaaacttcttatctcttggattttgttcgtacttttcccttttctcttgaaaataataaaagtgcgatggtgactcttgttttattgatgtctaacttatccatagcttgatgattatgaatttacagctacagaaattaagtggggactctgctggggagtagtctccagtgggtttagccttcttttttgtgtgtatataattgtatatttgatgttttttatatttgtttatgtgatatgatctgcttgttgtgcttggtgatctctgagtggtgagataagttctaacccgaacttgagtgcaattaagataggaggatggtatagtcatgttcgacttgtgtggagttatccttaacaagttggcttgagacccatctactcagtggagacccttttggagttaggaatgtcacacaagttatttgtggttaggcattactatctctaatttggggtccgagaagctgaggactgtagaatatttaacccctcttggcctagttaggacatagtgcggagactgttcaagtgtagacttgacAACAGTTGTTACATGctactacactcagacgagtttctcttgagaatattatgggttgatgagtcagtcatcctaacctataatatccgatagatggaattaagactctgggaactttttagaacatgatttacaggtttttatccttagttcactcctttgggatggttcttacccagactccatgctcgtgactcacaacaaacccttgattcttggttgatccaatcaagtcttgtcaatatcaatggaacttgggtgttgataaggtgtaaaccataatccacccaaatggatgattgatcttgacaatgacttgattcatcccttgacctttatttgtttgccttgtgtgtgatcccttatttgtgattgttgcattcatgcattcatgcgcatcattacattcatcacacaaaaatttcaaggaactgaggtgttatttacaaatattttcagaccatggattgtggaagaaggaacactaagaaatacagttttagatgtcccgacttgaaagagttaaggaagctaaaatcttttgtattaaatcccttggacttaaaacaaagccatgggaagcttctatctatcttaTCTGCcgatgtagttgaaggacttctgagtgtgttcGTTTATTTCTATGACtctctctaccgttgcttcacttttccaaattatcagcttgtgcctatgttggaggagtatgcccatctcttgggaatacctgtttctaacaaagtgccatttagtggattggaagagattcccaaatCCCATCTTATTGCTGAAactcttcacttgaagaagtctgagataaaggctcattggatgaagaaaggaagattatttgggttgacttctgagttcctcgtCAAGGATGCTACTGCCTTTactcaagccggtagtgtggacgcttttgaagctatctttgtattgcttatttatggattagctttgttccctaacattgacggttttgttgatgttaacaccattggaatcttcttgattgagaatcatgtgcctactctgttagtcaatatgtacttctcttttcatctaaggaattctaaaggaggtggaactattgtctgttgcgtgcctcttctatacaagtggtttatctcgcacttgcctcaaacacctgcttttgtggagaacaaacaatgtctacggtggtctcagagacttatgtctctcactaatgatgatatagtttggtatgatcctttattaagcagtttggagattatttatttttgtggtgaattctctaacgtgcctctcattggtacacaatgaggaattaactacaaccctgttttggctcgtcgtcaacttgggttccccttgagagacaaacctaataacactttgttagaaggtcttttctatcaagagggtaaagatccacaacatttaaagcttgaagattgttcatgcttggcataatgtgcataggaaaggaagatgcgagcttggttcgtgcaattgtgtagctttggaagcttacactctttgggtgaagaagagagctttggagttgaaaATGCCTTATTattgtgagagacctatgtctatggtagtggttgagccattaactctccctaaccaagatgtagaggagttggaagatgcactcaccaagatgaagcaagagaaagatatgtgggaagagcatttccatgctttgagcagaaagcatgaggagttgtagctcgagtctaaggacaaagatgaaCTTATTGAGCTGCTTGAAGACCGGGTGACTAAGAGATAGAGAGagctagaggtttcatcttcctctagtatgcctcaaccttccatcgcttggaagaagattgttgatcagcttgtcctcgagaagacttagacgaaggcttcttttgagaccgagatccgacgcattcgaaggaagtacgctCCTGCCACCAGATCATCTAatgttgttgttagggatccttaggatgactagtctccttttctcttgtattttgtgtttttggtttctgaaattgtactcagtgtaatccttccaattatataaataaaagagatatTTTATtgtcatatcaaattgttgcaattattgttatatatatatatttgcaaataatatagtaagttccttgaaaacaaaaataaacaagcattgcatttcatgcatcatctgcatagcaggtttctctttctccagatgtctcattggtgtttcttctgtgcttcagccaagctgactcatggatacaatacccgcgccaatcatctgaaGATTATGGAGCATCTTGAACAATAGAACAAAGAcctgaaggatgagatttcccgtctgactgccatgatggagtcagtcctagctgctcagagtcagtcttctccaatacccgcaactcctcctccttagaggactgtcatttccgaggtggctacctctaccattcctgcaactgctactcattttgcacccaacatgcctgctggattcctgtggggaatgccgccgaactttgttcctgaaggctttgcgcctacctttgcttccatgccggcatctagcccggtcatgtctgtgccgccgCCTGTTGTGCATACCCTGCCTCATTcagaagacaccatctatcattctgatcCGTCTAAGGGACCTGATGTGTATGAAATGATGGATGagatgaatgaccaattccttgagttgcgtaaggagttgaaaactttgaggggtaaggacttgtttgggaagagtgttgcggaactgtgtttggttccaaatgtgaagattccggtgaaattcaaagtgcctgactttgagaaatacaaagggaTACCTTTCCACTCAGTCATTTAGTGATATACGCTTGAAAGATAActactcaaaccgataatgattagtttttgatccattattttcaagacagtctgaccggtgtcgctctgaggtggtacatgggcttggatagtgcgagcatctGCATGTTCAACAATTTGGGCGAGGCATTTGTGAAGCGatataagtataatgttgatatggctctagacagagatcagttgaggtcgtTGTCTCAAAAAGATgaggagacattcaaggagtatgctcagtGATGGAGAGACGttgctgctcagattacccctcctttggaagaaaaggagatgaccaagatttttcttaagaccttgagctcattttactatgagcggatgattgccagtgcccccagtgactttaccgaaatggtaaacatagggatgaggctcgaagaaggtgtccgagaaggacggttgtctagaGAGGAGGTGTCATCCAACAAGAGGTATGATAatagtttcagcaagaagaaggaaAGTGAAGCTAATGTAGTTTCAgttgggaggcaaaggaggcctcagataagaagaaatcaaccaccccgtcaacatcatcatcaagtcTCATCAGTCATTCCAGTATTTTTAGCAAATCAGTCAGCActaattcaacaacaacaacgtcaataacaacaaccacaacagcgaacaaacacctacaacaacaccaccaacaatcatcaaaaacaaaattttgagaggaaaaaggtctcttttgaaCCGATTCCGATGATATGTGCAGAATTATATCCGTCTTTGGCTCTTAAGAACCTactacaaccaagaaatcctccgcaaattcccgaaccacttccatggtggtacaaaccagaactCCACTGTTGTTTTCATCAAGGAGCCCCTGGCCACGGTATAGAGAACTGATATCCTCTCAAGTATGAAGTTCAAAAGTtggtaaagagtggaatggtgtcctttgagaAGCGTGAGCCGAATGttaaagctaacccactacctacacatgggaattcatctgttaatatggtggaaggttgtccaggggagttcaaggtctttgatgtacgcttcataagaaggtccttggtgattgtagcgggaaattcatgatcatcaagctattgacaagctagagatcaaataacaagagtcgccaccgcacttttattgtttccaagggaaaagggaaaaagtacgaacaaaacccaaaagtaagaagttttcaaatcaaaactaataaaaagtcaaagatcacaggtaagggggttggttacacagagagaaggtgttagcatccaaagtgtcctaggtactcctagggagccctttttgtgtgcatatgtattttgtacatagtgatgtttacaaacaaatagaattggggggggggggggtgagagaagaattcattaattttatttttgtgtttgacaagaccttcggtcttgtgcctacgtaccaacataaaaaatgtgggatcaaaacctcgtagttcgtgatacaaatttcaaaatggatgcattgattttaacaaaatttaagtttgaaaggcacaaaggcctaaaatggtttgaatgagttacttctttttgtattttttgaaagtttaagtcaagtatagttaagtttatttacaagtttgatttaagaaaagaagtttgaaaatgtaatggcataaggccaaagtttctatctttttacaaagtggtcaaagttttagaacaaaataagtccaatcaaagaagattatgaaaaatggagggagagactttgaaattaaagaaattgggagaagatgaagagactatcctatgcacaaaattaaaagtttagagttgaaaagatctgaccaagtgggtagcaatccaatagacaagaatgtcaatagaaacccagaattcccttggacttttagaatcaagcaatacacaaatgcacgattatattatcttgaagagcaaggcatcaaaaaagatggccacatccaagattatccattccatgatcttcttcaaaatagcccgtgtaacaaatgaattccacaagtcataggttcagaataacagcttcacaatgatcatgttgcagatgaacttatagatgtcttgaatgatgtatcaaatgaagttcaaattgcaagcacttggttcttcaacaagttggcattggccaagtccattagcataggaaggttgcctagattctaagtccatttgtccaagatcaagccaacaatccactcaaattttttttagggtttttgttattattatgtacattaatggtcaaagaccacacaaacaagaaaagtatacacaaactaaatatatcacacaatatggtccaaatggacaaagtgaaaattgcattaacataaacaattagaatgatgtCAACAATTAAAgtgaaatagagtgctaaaagtaaatggcattaaagtaaaagcttgaaattaaaagttagtagttaataggttagaagttagtattgtttttcttttgcttttcatttcaagacattctttggagaatactcaacccacttatcacaagcatgaatccttgagccaaaacatcttccaaaggaaggaaagaaggtcaagtttccacacaataccatgaaagaggggagacttacaatctcactaactagaacgcttatgccttttatgtcacaaatttagcgctatgttaagcaatcgtaattggacttatgt encodes:
- the LOC127131321 gene encoding uncharacterized protein LOC127131321; this encodes MAEQEQESARVRAELDEIKGGMSQMREMLEALTFRFEAPQATVILEITGPAVEVQLQRSLPSTLPPYGLPYDFIPRVEVVHAMGKFVQQAVSLPVYTDARPVVHTIAPPVAYVRYVLHFEDQHHLYSTFESTVSGDEVRFEDFREVKENMQVLEKKFRALEGDHVIGSAAKEICLVSGLVIPTKFKTLDFDKSKRHTCPKSHLIMYYRKMASHVEDGKLIIHYFQDSLSEAPSKWYLSLDQSRIRCFQDLLDAFIKHYKYNMDMAPDKRQLQSMFQCDNESFKEYA